A single region of the bacterium genome encodes:
- a CDS encoding TonB-dependent receptor has translation MNHESTKRRSALWLAVLATLLWAAPLVWAQTATATVRGLVVDEKGAPAAGATVEALNKDTGFTYSDVTGADGGFRIAGLAPGVYDVKVSLTTYHPLARTLQLLVGQVASIQFKLSPEELKVENVTVIGRRVVEVRTPEIATNVTPEQMEALPQNERNFLNFAALAPGVRVSNTSDGNLEFRANGQSARQGNVFIDGVSFKNDVLQGGVVGQDSSRGNPFPQNAVQEFRVLTSNFKAEYDKAASAIITAVTKTGGNEWSGDRFAQYQPNGLVSQDRFSADRGEPKQDYKRWQGGVSAGGPLIKDKLHLFVSYEQNDQDREYPVFLAANANVPTWLRPQLEQYDGNFNSPFRAKLFFGKLSYQPAANQTLDFTVNVRRDRETRGFGTTTAYEAAEDFRVDVTTLNLSHRWLLGKWVNEAQANFQRYEWNPTELNPDTIGKVYEGDFFFRVGGKDSQQDFKQDRFVLRDDLSHLFTWHGEHAVKVGATAGFARYDIMKELFNNPLFHYQSWKPLATGEERYAIPYQAQFGYGNPDLSESNNEYGVFVQDDWRPVQQLEINLGLRWDYETDMLNNNYVTPAGVRQNLINSGINLPDAYFTDGGQRPAYKGMIQPRLGFSWDVAGDGKTVVFGGYGRYFDRQLYNDLLDEKYRLNYQTLTFNFTTTGEAGRIPWQDSYLSKAGLQTLIAQGYGKPELYLVDNNTKPPQSDQWSLGVRRTFGQWIGALSVSKVDSKNLLTYFCATRVLGISGCAGTADYSNVFISSDAKQTKYKAAYMTWEKPYTAKDKWGFSAAYTLSKSEKNGGDLFSAFDYASPDSLYFYPGDDDERHRLVMSGIVGLPYGFKVSTLITLGSGTPHTIYDASQGWDHFRNAWNEGRPQKHSFILPGDWWAYRSMDMRLEKDFELGKGQRVGLMVEGVNIFNFRNDSCFGWDQSLIQPGGVTGPDFGKGTCQLNPRRIQVGMNYHF, from the coding sequence CGACGCTCCTTTGGGCGGCGCCGCTGGTCTGGGCGCAGACGGCCACCGCGACGGTCCGCGGACTGGTCGTGGACGAGAAGGGCGCCCCCGCCGCCGGAGCGACGGTCGAGGCGCTGAACAAGGACACCGGCTTCACCTACAGCGACGTCACGGGGGCCGACGGCGGCTTCCGCATCGCCGGCCTCGCCCCGGGCGTCTACGACGTCAAGGTGTCGCTGACGACGTACCACCCGCTGGCGAGGACGCTGCAGCTCCTCGTCGGGCAGGTCGCGTCGATCCAGTTCAAGCTCTCGCCGGAAGAGCTGAAGGTCGAGAACGTCACCGTGATCGGCCGCCGCGTCGTCGAGGTCCGGACGCCGGAAATCGCGACGAACGTCACCCCGGAGCAGATGGAGGCGCTGCCGCAGAACGAGCGCAACTTCCTCAACTTCGCGGCCCTCGCCCCCGGCGTGCGCGTCTCCAACACTTCCGACGGCAACCTCGAGTTCCGCGCCAACGGCCAGAGCGCCCGGCAGGGGAACGTCTTCATCGACGGCGTGAGCTTCAAGAACGACGTGCTGCAGGGCGGCGTCGTCGGCCAGGATTCCAGCCGCGGCAATCCGTTCCCGCAGAACGCCGTGCAGGAGTTCCGCGTCCTGACCAGCAACTTCAAGGCCGAGTACGACAAGGCGGCCTCGGCGATCATCACCGCCGTGACCAAGACCGGCGGCAACGAGTGGTCGGGCGACCGCTTCGCCCAGTACCAGCCGAACGGCCTCGTCTCGCAGGACCGCTTCAGCGCGGACCGCGGCGAGCCGAAGCAGGACTACAAGCGCTGGCAGGGCGGCGTGAGCGCCGGCGGCCCGCTGATCAAGGACAAGCTGCACCTGTTCGTCTCGTACGAGCAGAACGACCAGGACCGCGAGTACCCGGTCTTCCTCGCCGCCAACGCCAACGTCCCGACGTGGCTGCGCCCGCAGCTCGAGCAGTACGACGGGAACTTCAACAGCCCGTTCCGCGCCAAGCTGTTCTTCGGCAAGCTGTCCTACCAGCCGGCCGCCAACCAGACGCTCGACTTCACCGTCAACGTCCGGCGCGACCGCGAGACGCGCGGCTTCGGCACGACGACCGCCTACGAGGCGGCCGAGGACTTCCGCGTCGACGTCACGACCCTCAACCTCAGCCACCGCTGGCTGCTCGGCAAGTGGGTCAACGAGGCGCAGGCCAACTTCCAGCGCTACGAGTGGAACCCGACCGAGCTGAACCCGGACACGATCGGCAAGGTCTACGAGGGCGACTTCTTCTTCCGCGTCGGCGGCAAGGACTCGCAGCAGGACTTCAAGCAGGACCGCTTCGTGCTGCGCGACGACCTGTCGCACCTCTTCACCTGGCACGGCGAGCACGCGGTCAAGGTCGGCGCGACGGCCGGCTTCGCCCGCTACGACATCATGAAGGAACTGTTCAACAACCCGCTGTTCCACTACCAGAGCTGGAAGCCGCTGGCCACGGGCGAAGAGCGGTACGCGATCCCGTACCAGGCCCAGTTCGGCTACGGCAACCCCGACCTCTCCGAGAGCAACAACGAGTACGGCGTGTTCGTCCAGGACGACTGGCGCCCGGTGCAGCAGCTCGAGATCAACCTCGGCCTGCGCTGGGACTACGAGACGGACATGCTGAACAACAACTACGTGACCCCGGCCGGCGTCCGCCAGAACCTGATCAACTCCGGGATCAACCTCCCCGACGCCTACTTCACCGACGGCGGCCAGCGCCCGGCCTACAAGGGGATGATCCAGCCCCGGCTCGGCTTCTCCTGGGACGTCGCCGGCGACGGCAAGACGGTGGTCTTCGGCGGCTACGGCCGCTACTTCGACCGCCAGCTCTACAACGACCTGCTCGACGAGAAGTACCGCCTCAACTACCAGACGCTGACCTTCAACTTCACGACGACCGGCGAGGCGGGCCGCATCCCGTGGCAGGACTCCTACCTCTCCAAGGCCGGCCTCCAGACGCTGATCGCGCAGGGCTACGGCAAGCCGGAGCTCTACCTCGTGGACAACAACACCAAGCCGCCGCAGTCCGATCAGTGGAGCCTGGGCGTGCGCCGCACGTTCGGCCAGTGGATCGGCGCGCTGTCGGTCTCCAAGGTGGACAGCAAGAACCTCCTCACCTACTTCTGCGCCACGCGGGTCCTCGGGATCAGCGGCTGCGCCGGCACCGCCGACTACTCCAACGTCTTCATCAGCAGCGACGCGAAGCAGACGAAGTACAAGGCGGCCTACATGACGTGGGAAAAGCCCTACACCGCCAAGGACAAGTGGGGCTTCTCCGCCGCCTACACCCTCTCCAAGTCGGAGAAGAACGGCGGCGACCTGTTCAGCGCCTTCGACTACGCCTCGCCGGACAGCCTCTACTTCTACCCCGGCGACGACGACGAGCGGCACCGCCTCGTGATGAGCGGGATCGTCGGCCTGCCCTACGGCTTCAAGGTCAGCACGCTGATCACCCTCGGCTCGGGCACGCCGCACACGATCTACGACGCGTCGCAGGGCTGGGACCACTTCCGCAACGCCTGGAACGAAGGGCGTCCGCAGAAGCACAGCTTCATCCTCCCCGGCGACTGGTGGGCCTACCGCAGCATGGACATGCGCCTCGAGAAGGACTTCGAGCTCGGGAAGGGACAGCGCGTCGGCCTGATGGTCGAGGGCGTGAACATCTTCAACTTCCGCAACGACTCCTGCTTCGGCTGGGACCAGAGCCTGATCCAGCCGGGCGGCGTGACGGGCCCCGACTTCGGCAAGGGGACCTGCCAGCTCAACCCGCGCCGGATCCAGGTCGGCATGAACTACCACTTCTGA